One Vigna unguiculata cultivar IT97K-499-35 chromosome 7, ASM411807v1, whole genome shotgun sequence genomic region harbors:
- the LOC114192700 gene encoding uncharacterized protein LOC114192700 — MTQSMSHKPLDSRHSIDSCMLQLRSWKPFKLQDGPHPKPYYYKRPCLSDRATTSFSLDITKLTLADADDNTAAANNPKNRATNYRLVARKRRRRGSRSVSGRSSDRSGTRRCCSVGASAAYGTCSDFPVAMGTDSSGELFGNGDSNWSSDVSEAKNSRRERERDGERENVGVGFGVSGCSDANGNESGYGSEPGYRGDAEFGYGDEFDEEEDDPRLLFWGDQFGDSKREMVGENTLLDQKSHHRCRRRKHDCRMVDALR, encoded by the exons ATGACTCAATCGATGTCGCACAAGCCTTTGGACTCGCGCCACTCCATAGACTCCTGCATGTTGCAGCTCCGCAGCTGGAAACCCTTCAAGCTCCAAGATGGGCCCCACCCCAAACCCTACTACTACAAGCGCCCCTGCCTCTCCGATCGCGCAACCACCTCGTTTTCCCTCGACATCACCAAACTCACCCTAGCCGACGCCGATGACAACACCGCCGCCGCAAACAACCCCAAAAATCGCGCTACCAATTACCGACTCGTCGCCCGCAAGAGGCGCCGCCGCGGCTCTAGATCCGTCTCCGGCCGCAGCAGCGACCGGAGTGGCACGCGGCGCTGCTGCTCAGTCGGGGCATCCGCCGCTTACGGCACCTGCTCTGACTTCCCGGTGGCCATGGGCACCGACTCCAGCGGGGAGCTCTTCGGCAACGGCGACTCGAATTGGTCTTCGGATGTTAGCGAGGCCAAGAATTCgaggagggagagagagagggatGGCGAGAGGGAGAACGTGGGTGTGGGGTTTGGGGTGAGTGGGTGTTCTGACGCGAATGGGAATGAATCGGGGTATGGAAGTGAACCGGGTTATCGTGGGGATGCGGAGTTTGGATATGGCGACGAgtttgatgaagaagaagatgatccCAGGTTGTTGTTTTGGGGCGATCAGTTTGGAG ATTCTAAAAGAGAGATGGTTGGGGAGAACACCTTGCTAGATCAAAAATCTCATCATAGATGCCGTCGCAGGAAGCATGACTGTAGAATGGTTGATGCATTGAGGTGA
- the LOC114190414 gene encoding mitochondrial zinc maintenance protein 1, mitochondrial, with protein sequence MARREVLSAYRALLKATRKTFSGDTVMLRESAVEVRKKFEENRNVSSEAEIQKLLEEAGEASDFITNMIVQAQLNTDAGSYVVKPGKEHAGATLELPSEEIIRKSG encoded by the exons ATGGCGAGAAGGGAAGTTCTGAGCGCGTACCGCGCGCTTCTGAAAGCGACTAGGAAAACATTTTCCGGCGACACTGTGATGCTGAGGGAATCGGCGGTAGAGGTAAGGAAGAAGTTTGAGGAGAACAGAAACGTGAGCTCAGAGGCCGAGATTCAGAAGCTTCTCGAAGAAGCCGGCGAGGCTTCCGATTTCATCACCAACATGATCGTCCAGGCACAACTCAACACCGATGCCGGAAGTTACG TGGTGAAGCCGGGTAAAGAGCATGCTGGAGCAACACTTGAACTCCCCTCGGAAGAAATTATTCGGAAATCAGGATAA